The Halorussus gelatinilyticus genome contains the following window.
CTCCCGCCGACCGGCGAAGTCGGGTATCACAACCGACCCGGCCCGATTCCGGCGGTCGGGGTCTCCGCGGAGGTCGGCGAGCGACTCGCCCGCTACTGCGCGGACGACGAGGCCAGCGCGACCCTCTCGGTCGAGTGTCGCAACGAGGCGACGACCTCCCGGAACGTCGAGGCCGCGGTCGGGCCGGAGGGCGACGACGTGCCGGAGGTCCTGCTCACTGCCCACGTGGACGCCCACGACATCGCGGAGGGAGCCAACGACAACGGCGCGGGGTCGGCGCTCGTCGCCGAGGTCGGTCGCCTGCTCGCACAGGTCGAAGGCGACCTCGACGCGCGCGTCCGGTTCGTCACCTTCGGTTCGGAGGAGATCGGCCTCTGGGGCGCGTACCACTGGGCCGAGAGCCACGACCTCGACTCGGTGAAGGCGGTCGTCAACGTGGACGGCGCGGGCAACTCCCGGAACCTCGGCGTCGGCGCGAACCGGTTCGACGCGCTCGGCGAGGTCTTCGAGGAGGTGACCGACGACCTGGACGCGCCGCTCGCGCGCCACGACACCATCAGTCCTCACGGCGACCAGTGGGCCTTCGTGCAGGAGGGCGTCCCGGCCGTCATGGCCTACACCGAGTCGGAGGGGTCGGGCCGCGGGTGGGGCCACACCCACGCCGACACGCTCGACAAACTCGACGTGCGCGACCTGCGCGCGACGGCGGTTCTCCTCGCCGAGTCGGTGCTGGCGGTGGCCGACGCGGACCGCGAGATTCCCCAGAAGTCCCGCGAGGCGATTCGAGACAGCATCGACGAGGGCTACGTCGAGGAACTGAAGCGCGGCGGCCGGTGGCCGTACGAGGAGGGCGCGCGGAACGCGGAGTAGCGGTTCGTCGGATCGTTGGCCGTCGGCGACTCCGTGAAATCACCCGAAAGGTCACCTAAGCTCGACTTATCCCGAATCCGAGGCGGGAAACGTCGGGTTTCCTCCGAGAGTGAGAGTCGCGGTCAGTCCGTCAGCCCGTAGCCGCGCTTGAACAGCGCCACGTCGAGCGCGAGGACGGCCGCGGTCAGCGCCGACAGCACCGCCAGCGACCAGTTGGGGTCCACCTCCGAGACGCCGAGGAAGCCGTACCGGACGCCGTTGACCATGTACACCATCGGGTTCAGCATCGAGAGTTCCTGATACGGCGAGGGGAGTTCCCGAATCGCGTAGAACACCCCGCCGAAGAACACGAGCGGGCGCACGATGAACTGGTTCATCATGGTCAGGTTGTCCCAGTCGTCGGCCCAGAGACCGACCACGACGCCGAAACTGGCGAACAGCAGGCTGACGACCAGTCCGAACGCCGCGAGGTAGAGCGGTCGGGCGACCCCGACCGAGGTGAAGAACGCGCCGATGACCGCGATGAGCGTCCCGACCAGCAGACCGCGGGTCGCGCCCGCCACGATGTAGGCGGCGACCATCCGCGAGTAGGACATCGGCGAGGTCAGGGTCTCCTCGATGTAGTCGTTCCAGCGCCCGTGGAAGACGGAGAACGACGCGTTCTCGAAGGCGTTCGAGATGGCTCCGAGGACCACGAGACCGGGCAGGATGAACAGGATGTACGGAATCGGCTCACTGGCCCCGCCGATGCTGATTTCGCCCACGCGGTCGCCCAGAATGACGCCGAACACCGAGAAGTACAGCACGTTCGTCACGAACGGCGGGACGAAGGTGTTGCGCGGCCGCCGGAGGAAGCGCAGAATCTCGCGGCGCGCGAGCGTCTTGAACCCTGTTAGACCAGAGACGAGACTCATCGGTTCTCACCTCCGGCGTCGGCCACCGTCCCGCCCACGCCGCCGTCGGCGGCGACGGTCTCGCCGTCGGTCTCGGCCTGCTGGTCGCTTCCGCCCTCGCGGGTCATCTCCACGAACACCTCTTCGAGCGAGGTCCGGGAGATGTCGAAGTCCACGATTTCGAGGCCGGCGCGGTCGAGCGCCCGCACGAGGTCGGGCGCGACGAGTCCGCCCTGCGTCGCCGTGACGACCAGTCGGTCGCCGTCGAGTTCGACGCTCTCGACCCGGCCCTCGTCGGCGGGACCGCCGGCGTCCGCGAGCATCGGCAGGTCCGGCACGCTCGCGGGAGCGTCCCGGAGCGTCACCCGAATCTTGTCCGGGCCGCGGTCCATCAGTTCCTCGGGCGTCGCCACGGTCAGCAGGTTGCCCGAGTCGAGAATCGCCACCTCGTCGCAGAGCCGTTCGGCCTCCTCGATGTAGTGGGTCGTGAGCAGAATCGTGGTGCCCGACTCGTTGAGTTCGGTGATGAGGTCCCAGAGGTCGTGGCGCAGTTGAACGTCCACGCCCGCGGTCGGTTCGTCCAGAATCAGCAGGTCCGGGTCGGTGATGAGCGCCCGCGCCAGCATGAACCGGCGCTTCATCCCGCCCGAGAGCCAGTTGAACCGGGTGTCGCGCTTGTCGTAGATGCCGACCTGCTTCAGCACCTCGTCGGCGCGCTCGCTCGCTTCGTCGGCCGGAATCCCGTGGTAGCCCGCCTTGTGTTCCAGCACCTCGCGGACGGGGAAGAAGTGGTCCACGTTGAACTCCTGTGGCGCGAGACCGATGGCGTCGCGGGCCTCGCGGTAGTCGTCCTCCACGTCGTGGCCGAACACCTCGGCCCGGCCGCCCGACCGGCGGACGAGTCCCACGAGGATGTTGATGAACGTGGTCTTGCCCGCGCCGTTCGGCCCGAGGAGACCGAAGAAACTCCCCTCCGGGACCGACAGCGAGACGCCGTCGAGCGCCCGTACCCCTTCGTACTGCTTTCGAAGGTTCTCGACTTCGATGGCGGCAGTCATTGACGACCCGTAGGCAAGTCGGCGCGAAAAGGTCGTTGGTACGCGCCCGAACCTGCCGGATTTCACGTAAACTGGCGCTCGAACTCCCGAATCGTCGCGTCGGTCCCCGCGACGACGAGGCGGTCGCGGTCCGCGATGGTCGCGTCCCCGTCGGTGACGAGCGCGCCGTCGCGCTCCACGCCGACGAAGACGCACTCCGCGCTCGTCTCGGCGCTGGCCTCCGCGAGCGTCCGCCCGGCGAACGCTCCGGCGGCCGTCCGGACGATTCTGAGCTGTTCGAGCGGCGTGAGGACGTCCTCGCCGCGGATTTCCCGTGCGAGGAGACGGGCGCTCACGCGTTGCGTCGAGAGGACGTAATCCGCCCCGGCGTCGAACGCGGTCGGCGACTTCTCGGTGCCGTCCACCCGGACGAGAATCTCGATGTCGTCGGTCAGCGTGCGGGCGATGGCGACCGCGAGCATCGCCGTCGAGTCGTCACCGACCGTGACGACGAGCGCGCTGGCGTCCTCGATGCCCGCGAGTTCCAGCGTCTCGGGGTCGCGCACGTCGCCGACCACGTCGACGTGGCGGCCCTCCTCGCGGTCGATGGTCGTGGCAGTGACCTTCTCGGGGAGCGCGTCGTAGGCCGCCCGGCCGCCGACGCCCATCCCGGCGACGAGGACGTCGGCGTGGCGGCGCGGCGGTCGGAGTCCGGCCGCGAACTCCTGCAC
Protein-coding sequences here:
- a CDS encoding M28 family peptidase, whose product is MSRLPEGVVGDAYTSRFAWETLEALVEVGNRMAGQEGEREGAEVIADAFAEAGLRTVEVDEFEIPGWWRGSSELTLDDPHARTYERSHEVVALPGTPAGEAAGEVVDVGYGTPAEFEAADLDGKIAMASSETPDDHGRWIHRMEKYVAAAEAGAVGFVFRNHVEGCLPPTGEVGYHNRPGPIPAVGVSAEVGERLARYCADDEASATLSVECRNEATTSRNVEAAVGPEGDDVPEVLLTAHVDAHDIAEGANDNGAGSALVAEVGRLLAQVEGDLDARVRFVTFGSEEIGLWGAYHWAESHDLDSVKAVVNVDGAGNSRNLGVGANRFDALGEVFEEVTDDLDAPLARHDTISPHGDQWAFVQEGVPAVMAYTESEGSGRGWGHTHADTLDKLDVRDLRATAVLLAESVLAVADADREIPQKSREAIRDSIDEGYVEELKRGGRWPYEEGARNAE
- a CDS encoding ABC transporter permease, yielding MSLVSGLTGFKTLARREILRFLRRPRNTFVPPFVTNVLYFSVFGVILGDRVGEISIGGASEPIPYILFILPGLVVLGAISNAFENASFSVFHGRWNDYIEETLTSPMSYSRMVAAYIVAGATRGLLVGTLIAVIGAFFTSVGVARPLYLAAFGLVVSLLFASFGVVVGLWADDWDNLTMMNQFIVRPLVFFGGVFYAIRELPSPYQELSMLNPMVYMVNGVRYGFLGVSEVDPNWSLAVLSALTAAVLALDVALFKRGYGLTD
- a CDS encoding ABC transporter ATP-binding protein produces the protein MTAAIEVENLRKQYEGVRALDGVSLSVPEGSFFGLLGPNGAGKTTFINILVGLVRRSGGRAEVFGHDVEDDYREARDAIGLAPQEFNVDHFFPVREVLEHKAGYHGIPADEASERADEVLKQVGIYDKRDTRFNWLSGGMKRRFMLARALITDPDLLILDEPTAGVDVQLRHDLWDLITELNESGTTILLTTHYIEEAERLCDEVAILDSGNLLTVATPEELMDRGPDKIRVTLRDAPASVPDLPMLADAGGPADEGRVESVELDGDRLVVTATQGGLVAPDLVRALDRAGLEIVDFDISRTSLEEVFVEMTREGGSDQQAETDGETVAADGGVGGTVADAGGENR